The following proteins come from a genomic window of Hyla sarda isolate aHylSar1 unplaced genomic scaffold, aHylSar1.hap1 scaffold_1183, whole genome shotgun sequence:
- the LOC130302811 gene encoding uncharacterized protein LOC130302811 translates to MPQTCRRCGKMGHKGKNCTEDACRYCRVTGHTTKDCPKSKTCNLCGLAAHSYKDCPQRERTWASVAARAPKPAPAPEPAPRMAKPTKEGKKAKAPPLPCPVPPLPPHLLPHLWRSCCRTQRSRKSWTLRPTRSTTSSWKGATRSHRSRQAPEKRTRPTRVAKGRQQACAKKWDFRKLQRELRSLQDLLQCGWDVREELEETKKSLKRHFEEESKRIVFRSKVENLEKGEKCNSFFFRKLHAGHTPLTELRDETGHMRSGKEEVMGVVSDFYSNLYAPKSSDPESTERFLSELFAETILQNGETRGITAPGPDRYEVKRSLHMDDVTSVR, encoded by the exons atgccgcagacctgcaggagatgtggcaagatgggccacaagGGCAAgaactgtacggaggatgcctgcaggtattgccgtgtgacaggtcacacgaccaaggactgccccaagagcaagacctgcaacctctgcggactggcagcccacagctacaaggactgcccccagagggagagaacatgggcatctgtggcagcgagagcaccgaagccagccccagctccggagccagcaccacggatggccaagccgaccaaggagggtaagaaggcgaaagcgcCACCCCTGCCCTGTCCCGTCcctcccctcccgccccatctcctcccccatctatggaggagctgctgcaggacccagaggtcaagaaaatcctggacactccgtccaacacggtctacgacgagttcttggaagggcgctacgagaagccacaggagccgacaggcgccagagaagaggacccgtccgaccagagtg gcaaaaggcagacaacaggcgtgtgcgaagaagtgggacttcaggaaactgcagcgcgagctgcggtccctgcaggacctgctccagtgtggctgggacgtcagggaggagctggaggagaccaaaaagagcttgaaaaggcactttgaggaggaatccaagcgaatcgtctttcgttccaaggtggagaacctggagaagggtgagaaatgtaactctttctttttcaggaagctccatgccggccacacgcccctgactgagctacgagatgagaccggacacatgaggagtggcaaggaggaagtgatgggggtcgtctccgacttctacagcaacctctacgcccccaagtcatccgaccccgaatccaccgagaggttcctgtcag agctcttcgctgagactatcctgCAGAATGGAGAGaccagagggatcaccgcaccaggaccagatcgctacgaggtcaagCGCTCGCTccacatggacgacgtgaccagcgttcggtga